One segment of Cynocephalus volans isolate mCynVol1 chromosome 8, mCynVol1.pri, whole genome shotgun sequence DNA contains the following:
- the S100A1 gene encoding protein S100-A1 encodes MGSELEMAMETLINVFHAHSGKEGDKYKLSKKELKELLQTELSGFLDAQKDADAVDKVMKELDENGDGEVDFQEYVVLVAALTVACNNFFWENS; translated from the exons ATGGGCTCTGAGCTGGAGATGGCGATGGAGACCCTCATCAACGTGTTCCACGCCCACTCGGGCAAGGAGGGGGACAAGTACAAGCTGAGCAAGAAGGAGCTGAAAGAGCTGCTGCAGACCGAGCTCTCCGGCTTCCTGGAT GCCCAGAAGGATGCAGATGCTGTGGACAAGGTGATGAAGGAGCTAGATGAGAACGGAGATGGGGAGGTGGACTTCCAGGAGTATGTGGTGCTGGTGGCTGCTCTCACAGTGGCATGTAACAACTTCTTCTGGGAGAACAGTTGA
- the CHTOP gene encoding chromatin target of PRMT1 protein isoform X1, whose amino-acid sequence MAAQSAPKVVLKSTTKMSLNERFTNMLKNKQPMPVNIRASMQQQQQLASARNRRLAQQMENRPSVQAALKLKQTLYASPDRGCGRICPSCGWASGGRCHATKSLKQRLGKSNIQARLGRPIGALARGAIGGRGLPIIQRGLPRGGLRGGRATRTLLRGGMSLRGQNLLRGGRAVAPRMGLRRGGVRGRGGPGRGGLGRGAMGRGGIGGRGRGMIGRGRGGFGGRGRGRGRGRGALARPVLTKEQLDNQLDAYMSKTKGHLDAELDAYMAQTDPETND is encoded by the exons ATGGCTGCACAGTCAGCGCCGAAAGTTGTGCTAAAAAGCACCACCAAGATGTCTCTAAATGAGCG CTTTACTAATATGCTGAAGAACAAACAGCCGATGCCAGTGAATATTCGTGCTTCGATGCAGCAACAACAGCAGCTAGCCAGTGCCAGAAACAGAAGACTGGCCCAGCAGATGGAGAATAGACCCTCTGTCCAGGCAGCATTAAAACTTAAGCAG ACTTTATATGCAAGTCCGGACAGAGGCTGTGGAAGGATATGTCCAAGCTGTGGCTGGGCGTCTGGAGGGCGGTGCCATGCAACT AAGAGCTTAAAGCAGCGCCTGGGTAAGAGTAACATCCAGGCACGGTTAGGCCGACCCATAGGGGCCCTGGCCAGGGGAGCAATCGGAGGACGAGGCCTGCCCATAATCCAGAGAGGCTTGCCCAGAGGAGGACTACGTGGGGGACGTGCTACCAGAACCCTGCTTAGGGGCGGGATGTCGCTCCGAG GTCAAAACCTGCTCCGAGGTGGACGAGCCGTAGCTCCCCGAATGGGCTTAAGAAGAGGTGGTGTTCGAGGTCGTGGAGGTCCTGGGAGAGGGGGCCTAGGGCGTGGAGCTATGGGTCGTGGCGGAATCGGTGGTAGAG GTCGGGGTATGATAGGTCGGGGAAGAGGGGGCTTTGGAGGCAGAGGTCGAGGCCGTGGAAGAGGAAGAGGTGCCCTTGCTCGCCCTGTATTGACCAAGGAGCAGCTGGACAACCAGTTGGATGCATACATGTCGAAAACGAAAGGACACCTAGATGCTGAGTTGGATGCTTACATGGCGCAGACAGATCCCGAAACCAATGATTGA
- the CHTOP gene encoding chromatin target of PRMT1 protein isoform X3 has translation MAAQSAPKVVLKSTTKMSLNERFTNMLKNKQPMPVNIRASMQQQQQLASARNRRLAQQMENRPSVQAALKLKQKSLKQRLGKSNIQARLGRPIGALARGAIGGRGLPIIQRGLPRGGLRGGRATRTLLRGGMSLRGQNLLRGGRAVAPRMGLRRGGVRGRGGPGRGGLGRGAMGRGGIGGRGRGMIGRGRGGFGGRGRGRGRGRGALARPVLTKEQLDNQLDAYMSKTKGHLDAELDAYMAQTDPETND, from the exons ATGGCTGCACAGTCAGCGCCGAAAGTTGTGCTAAAAAGCACCACCAAGATGTCTCTAAATGAGCG CTTTACTAATATGCTGAAGAACAAACAGCCGATGCCAGTGAATATTCGTGCTTCGATGCAGCAACAACAGCAGCTAGCCAGTGCCAGAAACAGAAGACTGGCCCAGCAGATGGAGAATAGACCCTCTGTCCAGGCAGCATTAAAACTTAAGCAG AAGAGCTTAAAGCAGCGCCTGGGTAAGAGTAACATCCAGGCACGGTTAGGCCGACCCATAGGGGCCCTGGCCAGGGGAGCAATCGGAGGACGAGGCCTGCCCATAATCCAGAGAGGCTTGCCCAGAGGAGGACTACGTGGGGGACGTGCTACCAGAACCCTGCTTAGGGGCGGGATGTCGCTCCGAG GTCAAAACCTGCTCCGAGGTGGACGAGCCGTAGCTCCCCGAATGGGCTTAAGAAGAGGTGGTGTTCGAGGTCGTGGAGGTCCTGGGAGAGGGGGCCTAGGGCGTGGAGCTATGGGTCGTGGCGGAATCGGTGGTAGAG GTCGGGGTATGATAGGTCGGGGAAGAGGGGGCTTTGGAGGCAGAGGTCGAGGCCGTGGAAGAGGAAGAGGTGCCCTTGCTCGCCCTGTATTGACCAAGGAGCAGCTGGACAACCAGTTGGATGCATACATGTCGAAAACGAAAGGACACCTAGATGCTGAGTTGGATGCTTACATGGCGCAGACAGATCCCGAAACCAATGATTGA
- the CHTOP gene encoding chromatin target of PRMT1 protein isoform X2, whose product MAAQSAPKVVLKSTTKMSLNERFTNMLKNKQPMPVNIRASMQQQQQLASARNRRLAQQMENRPSVQAALKLKQTLYASPDRGCGRICPSCGWASGGRCHATSLKQRLGKSNIQARLGRPIGALARGAIGGRGLPIIQRGLPRGGLRGGRATRTLLRGGMSLRGQNLLRGGRAVAPRMGLRRGGVRGRGGPGRGGLGRGAMGRGGIGGRGRGMIGRGRGGFGGRGRGRGRGRGALARPVLTKEQLDNQLDAYMSKTKGHLDAELDAYMAQTDPETND is encoded by the exons ATGGCTGCACAGTCAGCGCCGAAAGTTGTGCTAAAAAGCACCACCAAGATGTCTCTAAATGAGCG CTTTACTAATATGCTGAAGAACAAACAGCCGATGCCAGTGAATATTCGTGCTTCGATGCAGCAACAACAGCAGCTAGCCAGTGCCAGAAACAGAAGACTGGCCCAGCAGATGGAGAATAGACCCTCTGTCCAGGCAGCATTAAAACTTAAGCAG ACTTTATATGCAAGTCCGGACAGAGGCTGTGGAAGGATATGTCCAAGCTGTGGCTGGGCGTCTGGAGGGCGGTGCCATGCAACT AGCTTAAAGCAGCGCCTGGGTAAGAGTAACATCCAGGCACGGTTAGGCCGACCCATAGGGGCCCTGGCCAGGGGAGCAATCGGAGGACGAGGCCTGCCCATAATCCAGAGAGGCTTGCCCAGAGGAGGACTACGTGGGGGACGTGCTACCAGAACCCTGCTTAGGGGCGGGATGTCGCTCCGAG GTCAAAACCTGCTCCGAGGTGGACGAGCCGTAGCTCCCCGAATGGGCTTAAGAAGAGGTGGTGTTCGAGGTCGTGGAGGTCCTGGGAGAGGGGGCCTAGGGCGTGGAGCTATGGGTCGTGGCGGAATCGGTGGTAGAG GTCGGGGTATGATAGGTCGGGGAAGAGGGGGCTTTGGAGGCAGAGGTCGAGGCCGTGGAAGAGGAAGAGGTGCCCTTGCTCGCCCTGTATTGACCAAGGAGCAGCTGGACAACCAGTTGGATGCATACATGTCGAAAACGAAAGGACACCTAGATGCTGAGTTGGATGCTTACATGGCGCAGACAGATCCCGAAACCAATGATTGA
- the CHTOP gene encoding chromatin target of PRMT1 protein isoform X4, producing the protein MAAQSAPKVVLKSTTKMSLNERFTNMLKNKQPMPVNIRASMQQQQQLASARNRRLAQQMENRPSVQAALKLKQSLKQRLGKSNIQARLGRPIGALARGAIGGRGLPIIQRGLPRGGLRGGRATRTLLRGGMSLRGQNLLRGGRAVAPRMGLRRGGVRGRGGPGRGGLGRGAMGRGGIGGRGRGMIGRGRGGFGGRGRGRGRGRGALARPVLTKEQLDNQLDAYMSKTKGHLDAELDAYMAQTDPETND; encoded by the exons ATGGCTGCACAGTCAGCGCCGAAAGTTGTGCTAAAAAGCACCACCAAGATGTCTCTAAATGAGCG CTTTACTAATATGCTGAAGAACAAACAGCCGATGCCAGTGAATATTCGTGCTTCGATGCAGCAACAACAGCAGCTAGCCAGTGCCAGAAACAGAAGACTGGCCCAGCAGATGGAGAATAGACCCTCTGTCCAGGCAGCATTAAAACTTAAGCAG AGCTTAAAGCAGCGCCTGGGTAAGAGTAACATCCAGGCACGGTTAGGCCGACCCATAGGGGCCCTGGCCAGGGGAGCAATCGGAGGACGAGGCCTGCCCATAATCCAGAGAGGCTTGCCCAGAGGAGGACTACGTGGGGGACGTGCTACCAGAACCCTGCTTAGGGGCGGGATGTCGCTCCGAG GTCAAAACCTGCTCCGAGGTGGACGAGCCGTAGCTCCCCGAATGGGCTTAAGAAGAGGTGGTGTTCGAGGTCGTGGAGGTCCTGGGAGAGGGGGCCTAGGGCGTGGAGCTATGGGTCGTGGCGGAATCGGTGGTAGAG GTCGGGGTATGATAGGTCGGGGAAGAGGGGGCTTTGGAGGCAGAGGTCGAGGCCGTGGAAGAGGAAGAGGTGCCCTTGCTCGCCCTGTATTGACCAAGGAGCAGCTGGACAACCAGTTGGATGCATACATGTCGAAAACGAAAGGACACCTAGATGCTGAGTTGGATGCTTACATGGCGCAGACAGATCCCGAAACCAATGATTGA